In one Prosthecochloris aestuarii DSM 271 genomic region, the following are encoded:
- a CDS encoding chlorosome protein C has translation MSESYQKLRKDFKDLELTDRVAFLAEGALLTGQSAVVGTLEIAGSVVETVAGTVGSLVDATGVGRLLGNTGGVVGETLDRVAITVKDVSRSAGDLYSDAVKNVENVTDNAAKAIGDAGVSASEAVKGVASTFQKSVGTK, from the coding sequence ATGTCTGAATCTTATCAGAAACTCCGTAAGGATTTTAAAGACCTCGAATTGACCGATCGTGTGGCTTTTCTTGCAGAGGGCGCACTTCTGACCGGTCAGAGCGCAGTTGTCGGTACTCTTGAAATCGCTGGCAGTGTTGTCGAAACTGTTGCCGGTACTGTTGGTTCGCTGGTCGATGCGACCGGTGTAGGCAGACTTCTTGGTAACACTGGTGGTGTTGTCGGAGAGACACTTGACAGAGTAGCGATCACTGTTAAGGATGTTTCCCGTTCGGCTGGCGATTTGTACAGCGATGCAGTCAAAAACGTTGAGAACGTGACTGATAACGCTGCCAAAGCAATCGGTGATGCCGGTGTTTCAGCTTCTGAAGCTGTGAAAGGCGTGGCCAGCACATTTCAGAAATCAGTTGGCACGAAGTAA
- a CDS encoding ArsA family ATPase encodes MRIILYLGKGGVGKTTVSASTATAIARSGKRVLIMSTDVAHSLADALGVELSATPVEVENNLFAMEVNVLAEIRENWTELYSYFSSILMNDGANEVVAEELAVVPGMEEMISLRYIWKAAKSGLYDAIVVDAAPTGETMRLLGMPESYGWYSEKIGGWHSKAIGFAAPLLNRFMPKKNIFKLMPEVNDHMKELHGMLQDKSVTTFRVVVNPENMVIKEALRVQTYLNLFGYKLDAVIVNKILPASSSDDYLNSLIALQQKYLKVIDDCFYPIPIFKASQATREVIKTDQLYALSQQMFDGHNPIEVLYADDKTQSIEKIDGKYVLKLHMPNVEITKLNVNIKGDELLVDINNFRKSIVLPNILVGRKTEGADFEGGHLNITFAN; translated from the coding sequence ATGAGAATTATCCTTTATCTGGGTAAAGGTGGAGTCGGCAAAACGACAGTTTCGGCTTCAACAGCAACAGCGATTGCCCGTAGCGGCAAGCGGGTACTTATTATGAGTACGGATGTCGCTCATAGTCTTGCCGATGCCCTTGGTGTCGAGTTGAGCGCGACACCCGTTGAGGTTGAAAACAACCTTTTCGCCATGGAAGTTAATGTTCTGGCCGAAATCAGAGAGAATTGGACGGAACTCTATTCTTATTTCTCTTCGATTCTGATGAATGACGGTGCCAACGAGGTCGTTGCCGAGGAGCTGGCTGTCGTTCCCGGCATGGAGGAGATGATCAGTTTGCGCTATATCTGGAAGGCTGCCAAGTCCGGATTGTATGATGCCATTGTTGTTGACGCCGCACCTACCGGTGAGACGATGCGTTTGCTTGGTATGCCTGAATCGTATGGCTGGTACTCGGAAAAAATTGGCGGCTGGCACTCCAAGGCGATCGGTTTTGCTGCTCCGCTTCTGAACCGGTTTATGCCCAAGAAAAATATTTTCAAGCTGATGCCTGAGGTGAACGATCATATGAAGGAGCTGCACGGCATGCTTCAGGATAAGTCGGTTACCACATTCAGGGTCGTTGTCAATCCTGAAAATATGGTGATTAAAGAGGCGCTACGTGTGCAGACCTACCTTAATCTTTTCGGCTATAAGCTCGATGCGGTCATTGTCAACAAGATTCTGCCGGCAAGTTCGTCGGATGACTATCTCAACAGTCTTATCGCTCTGCAGCAGAAGTATCTCAAGGTTATCGACGACTGTTTCTACCCGATTCCTATTTTCAAGGCATCTCAGGCTACCCGCGAAGTGATCAAAACTGATCAGCTCTATGCACTGAGCCAGCAGATGTTCGATGGGCACAATCCTATCGAAGTGCTTTATGCGGATGATAAAACGCAGTCGATTGAAAAGATCGATGGCAAGTATGTGTTGAAGCTGCACATGCCAAACGTTGAAATTACGAAGCTCAATGTCAATATCAAGGGTGACGAGCTTCTGGTTGATATCAACAACTTCAGAAAGAGCATTGTTCTTCCCAATATTCTTGTCGGAAGAAAAACAGAAGGTGCTGATTTCGAGGGAGGACATCTTAACATTACTTTCGCGAATTGA
- a CDS encoding bacteriochlorophyll c-binding family protein yields the protein MSGGGVFTDILAAAGRIFEVMVEGHWETVGMLFDSLGKGTMRINRNAYGNLGGGGGSLRGSSPEVSGFAVPTKAVESKFAK from the coding sequence ATGAGTGGAGGTGGCGTATTTACCGATATCCTAGCAGCTGCAGGCCGTATTTTCGAAGTTATGGTTGAAGGTCACTGGGAAACTGTCGGAATGCTTTTTGATTCACTTGGCAAAGGCACAATGAGAATCAATCGCAATGCTTATGGCAATCTTGGTGGCGGCGGCGGCAGCCTTCGCGGTTCTTCACCTGAGGTTTCCGGATTTGCTGTACCAACAAAAGCTGTTGAGTCCAAATTCGCAAAGTAA
- the holA gene encoding DNA polymerase III subunit delta, producing the protein MKQLRKNISSGKLQPLYFLYGPESYLKEELTELIKTRAFSSEEEATLNTSVFYGQDVTLGDLVSRASEFPMFTERKLIVVKHFEKYRKAGSVAQQKQHVEQFRRYCKNPADTTILVLDADQIDKKDLQKAPFSELAPLRHDFAQIKHADVFATERAATYGWEFEPDAIKAFSAYIEPSSREICREVEKLVMYASSKRKTSRITSDDVYECVGISKQYNVFELEKALASKNLRLCSGISLMIMEQEGQKEGIMNILRYLSVFYSRIWKMQAPGIRQQPLSETAKILGMFGRQEFFAKNYLDYATRFSLQEIEKAILALQHTDAALKGLHPYPDEKYLILSLMQQLLGESR; encoded by the coding sequence ATGAAACAACTGCGGAAAAACATCTCCTCGGGAAAGCTCCAACCGCTCTACTTTCTTTACGGCCCGGAAAGCTATCTGAAAGAAGAGCTTACCGAGCTGATCAAAACAAGAGCTTTTTCCTCTGAAGAAGAGGCCACGCTCAACACCTCGGTTTTCTACGGCCAGGACGTCACGCTTGGCGACCTTGTATCAAGAGCATCAGAGTTTCCGATGTTTACCGAACGCAAACTCATTGTCGTCAAACACTTTGAAAAATATCGAAAAGCAGGATCGGTCGCCCAGCAGAAACAGCATGTCGAGCAATTCAGGCGCTACTGCAAGAACCCTGCCGATACAACCATCCTGGTGCTGGATGCCGATCAAATCGACAAAAAAGATCTCCAGAAAGCCCCATTCAGCGAACTGGCCCCATTGCGTCATGATTTCGCACAGATCAAGCATGCTGATGTTTTTGCAACAGAACGGGCAGCAACCTACGGATGGGAATTTGAGCCGGATGCGATAAAGGCATTCAGTGCCTATATCGAACCATCGTCACGCGAAATCTGCAGAGAAGTTGAAAAGCTTGTGATGTACGCCTCGTCAAAACGAAAGACAAGCCGGATCACCTCAGACGATGTCTACGAATGCGTCGGTATTTCGAAGCAGTACAATGTTTTTGAACTCGAAAAAGCGCTTGCATCGAAAAACCTCAGACTCTGCAGCGGAATCTCGCTGATGATTATGGAACAGGAAGGTCAGAAAGAGGGGATTATGAACATTCTTCGCTATCTGAGCGTGTTCTACAGCCGGATATGGAAAATGCAAGCCCCCGGCATTCGCCAGCAGCCACTATCGGAAACCGCAAAAATACTGGGCATGTTCGGCAGACAGGAATTTTTCGCAAAAAATTATCTCGACTATGCCACGCGTTTTTCTCTTCAGGAGATTGAAAAAGCAATCCTCGCGCTCCAGCATACCGACGCAGCCCTCAAAGGCCTGCATCCCTACCCCGACGAAAAATACCTGATCCTGAGCCTGATGCAGCAGTTGCTGGGAGAAAGCCGGTGA
- a CDS encoding dihydroorotate dehydrogenase electron transfer subunit yields the protein MHHQSEITDSKATIISTRNLGGEVSLIAFTCPDIARNALPGNFVNIKINPSNQPLLRRPFSIHNVDGDNVEIMAKNIGGGTALLCNASAGTAIEVIGPLGNAFNIETPAFSTAILVSGGIGTAPMMLLEKHLKAEEKEVIHVIGGRSRDDIHTRGLNNCHIATEDGTEGFKGNVIELLRNMIGDVMLEGPVKVFACGPNPMLKALAGFSQERGLSCEVSLETIMGCGIGICYGCIVELKNQSGEGTSSMLLCQDGPVVDASRLII from the coding sequence ATGCACCATCAATCAGAGATCACCGACAGCAAAGCGACAATCATCTCGACACGCAATCTCGGCGGAGAAGTCTCGCTGATCGCCTTTACCTGCCCCGATATTGCCCGAAATGCGCTTCCGGGAAACTTTGTCAACATCAAAATCAATCCATCGAACCAGCCTCTGCTGCGCCGCCCGTTTTCCATTCATAATGTTGACGGCGACAACGTGGAGATCATGGCCAAAAATATCGGTGGCGGCACCGCCCTCCTCTGCAACGCCTCCGCAGGGACAGCTATCGAGGTCATCGGACCTCTCGGCAATGCCTTCAATATCGAAACGCCAGCCTTCAGCACTGCAATTCTGGTATCAGGCGGGATAGGCACCGCTCCGATGATGCTGCTCGAAAAACACCTGAAAGCAGAAGAAAAAGAGGTCATCCATGTGATCGGCGGAAGAAGCAGGGACGATATTCATACCAGAGGCCTGAACAACTGCCATATTGCAACCGAAGACGGAACGGAAGGGTTCAAGGGCAACGTGATCGAACTGCTCCGGAATATGATCGGCGATGTCATGCTCGAGGGTCCTGTCAAAGTATTTGCATGCGGACCAAACCCTATGCTCAAAGCACTTGCAGGCTTCTCGCAGGAACGCGGACTCTCATGCGAAGTGTCGCTTGAAACTATCATGGGCTGCGGCATAGGCATCTGCTATGGCTGCATTGTCGAGCTGAAAAACCAATCCGGTGAAGGAACATCGAGCATGCTGCTCTGCCAGGACGGGCCGGTTGTCGATGCATCGAGGCTGATCATATGA
- a CDS encoding NAD-dependent epimerase/dehydratase family protein, with amino-acid sequence MSKTVLVTGATGFIGSVLVAYLRSNGYDVRIFLRPESDSRKASLLHAQIFRGRYNDRASLRNALDGADMVIHLAGVTKSVDKEGFQRGNVMPVERLLEEIVKVNSGIERFVLVSSQAAAGPARAADPGVTELDAPGPVSQYGRSKLAGEMACLRWKDRVPVTIVRPPAVYGPGDRDVLQFFQLMKMRLMLAVGDGRKQRFSLIHVDDLVEGIMAAALSTAAAGETFFLASPRSYSWDEFAIAVQQELGVQRYMKIALPKILIRSIGMGMGVIGRLTGHALLLNPDKAAEMVQDYWVCSPAKAEKMLGFTAGTSLEQGLRSTLAWYTMKGWL; translated from the coding sequence ATGAGCAAGACCGTACTGGTGACAGGCGCTACAGGATTTATTGGCTCAGTGCTTGTGGCATATCTCCGCAGCAACGGCTATGATGTAAGGATTTTTCTGAGGCCGGAAAGTGATTCGCGCAAAGCATCGCTGCTCCATGCTCAGATTTTCCGTGGCCGTTACAATGATCGGGCGTCTCTGCGCAATGCGTTGGATGGTGCCGATATGGTGATCCATCTTGCCGGGGTGACGAAATCAGTTGATAAGGAGGGGTTTCAGCGCGGCAATGTGATGCCGGTTGAGCGGCTTCTTGAGGAAATTGTGAAAGTCAATTCGGGTATAGAGCGTTTTGTACTGGTTTCATCTCAGGCAGCGGCCGGGCCTGCCAGAGCAGCAGATCCCGGTGTCACTGAATTGGATGCTCCCGGACCGGTCAGCCAGTATGGCCGGAGTAAACTTGCGGGGGAGATGGCCTGTCTGCGGTGGAAGGATCGGGTCCCTGTCACCATCGTCAGGCCTCCGGCAGTGTACGGGCCCGGAGACAGGGATGTGCTGCAGTTTTTTCAGCTTATGAAGATGCGCCTGATGCTTGCCGTAGGAGACGGCAGGAAGCAGCGTTTCAGTCTTATCCATGTCGATGATCTTGTCGAGGGAATTATGGCGGCGGCGCTCTCTACTGCAGCGGCTGGAGAAACCTTTTTTCTTGCCTCTCCCCGCAGCTACTCCTGGGATGAATTTGCCATTGCGGTTCAGCAGGAACTTGGCGTGCAACGATATATGAAAATAGCGTTGCCGAAAATTCTTATCCGCTCCATCGGTATGGGGATGGGAGTGATCGGTCGTCTTACCGGTCACGCGTTACTGCTCAATCCGGACAAGGCGGCTGAAATGGTTCAGGATTACTGGGTATGTTCTCCTGCCAAGGCTGAAAAAATGCTGGGCTTTACAGCGGGCACATCACTTGAACAAGGTCTTCGGAGTACGCTCGCATGGTATACCATGAAGGGGTGGCTGTAG
- the nadC gene encoding carboxylating nicotinate-nucleotide diphosphorylase, translated as MKQRDFNDFFEMCRVRTIMQALEEDRYDGDVTTMATIDPQQEGTAVIRAKARGVLAGVDVARQVFALMDPTIVTTVLKEDGALSEEGETVLEVRGKVASLLVAERTALNFMQRMSGIATRTRAYVDLIAHTGTQILDTRKTAPGLRYFDKEAVKIGSGRNHRFGLFDLVLIKDNHIDAAGGIVAAIERAREYLTGRGLSMKIEAEVRSMDELKQALSARPDIVLLDNFALETTRDAVGYVRQHAPQTVLEASGNVGLHNVVALAETGVDFISIGELTHTVTALDLSMTISFV; from the coding sequence ATGAAACAGCGCGATTTTAACGATTTTTTCGAGATGTGCAGAGTTCGCACCATCATGCAGGCTCTTGAGGAGGATCGATATGATGGGGATGTGACGACTATGGCGACAATTGATCCTCAGCAGGAAGGTACGGCGGTCATTCGCGCCAAGGCGCGCGGGGTTCTGGCCGGTGTCGATGTGGCACGTCAGGTGTTTGCACTCATGGATCCGACGATTGTCACGACTGTGCTCAAGGAGGACGGCGCTCTTTCTGAAGAGGGGGAGACGGTACTGGAAGTCAGGGGAAAGGTTGCATCGCTGCTCGTCGCGGAGCGTACCGCGCTCAATTTTATGCAGCGCATGTCGGGGATTGCAACAAGAACGCGAGCCTATGTGGATCTGATTGCTCATACGGGAACTCAAATTCTCGATACCCGCAAGACAGCTCCCGGGTTACGGTATTTTGATAAAGAAGCGGTGAAAATCGGCAGCGGGCGGAATCATCGTTTCGGTTTATTCGATCTCGTACTCATCAAAGATAACCATATTGATGCGGCTGGAGGTATTGTGGCTGCGATCGAAAGGGCTCGTGAATATCTTACCGGGAGGGGCCTTTCGATGAAGATCGAGGCTGAGGTCCGTTCCATGGATGAGTTGAAGCAGGCTCTTTCAGCACGACCCGATATTGTGCTTCTTGATAATTTTGCACTTGAGACGACACGCGATGCTGTAGGCTATGTGCGTCAGCATGCGCCGCAAACCGTTCTCGAGGCTTCGGGAAATGTGGGATTGCACAATGTTGTCGCTTTGGCGGAGACCGGTGTCGATTTCATTTCTATCGGCGAACTGACCCATACTGTGACGGCCCTTGACCTGTCGATGACGATATCATTTGTCTGA
- the folB gene encoding dihydroneopterin aldolase — MSNYRSSCIRLINVTFYAHHGVHREEHFIGAKYEVDAELRCNFTRAAAEDDISQTIDYGIVYEKIRNVLTQKKYYLIEAVAYTIAEELLGDLSMLDSATIKVRKRNPPIGGVCDYAEAEYCAARKPVLP; from the coding sequence ATGAGCAACTATCGATCATCATGCATCCGCCTCATCAACGTCACCTTCTATGCACATCATGGCGTACACCGTGAAGAGCATTTTATCGGCGCAAAGTACGAGGTTGATGCAGAACTTCGCTGCAACTTCACCAGGGCGGCTGCAGAAGACGACATCAGCCAGACCATCGATTACGGCATTGTCTACGAAAAGATTCGCAACGTGCTGACACAGAAGAAATACTATCTCATTGAAGCAGTCGCCTATACCATCGCCGAAGAACTTCTCGGTGACCTCAGTATGCTTGACAGCGCCACCATTAAGGTCCGTAAACGCAATCCTCCTATCGGCGGAGTATGCGACTATGCCGAGGCCGAATATTGCGCAGCCCGCAAGCCCGTACTCCCGTGA
- the tig gene encoding trigger factor, whose protein sequence is MQHTIKNVSETEQQLEIILSAEEFNPEVELEIQDAKKNIQIKGFRKGHVPVGLIKKLMGPAIEASVAEKLASKYFGEIAEKETIKPASRAQLDNFSFNDDQLTITLSYEIHPEFELKDFSGYSFVEDLYTVSDEDVQNEINLILKGHGTLVSVDEAATSNDTVIADLIKLDAEGKEIEEQKTENHHFNLEYLPEDNPFKKALTGAKAEETVNVDIEPKEEGEEKVSYEISVKEVKRMELPELTDELLKEITQEKFDSIDAFTQDVRQQLEEHFSGKSEQDLLESISSKLIEENPVATPSAMVDSFENMLIENAKRQFGGNFPAGFDDTELRASMRPNAVKHAQWMLISQKIAETNNLEVTDEDIKAYAEKEAEKNPSVKAEELINTYMSTEFKDYMIDTILKDKIYGIIKSSVTIQGENKAIPKHNHR, encoded by the coding sequence TTGCAACATACTATCAAGAACGTCAGCGAGACTGAGCAGCAGCTGGAAATCATTCTTTCAGCAGAAGAATTTAATCCGGAAGTAGAGCTGGAAATTCAGGATGCGAAAAAAAACATCCAGATCAAGGGCTTCCGCAAAGGGCACGTTCCCGTCGGCCTGATCAAGAAACTTATGGGACCGGCTATCGAAGCATCGGTCGCTGAAAAGCTCGCATCGAAATATTTCGGAGAGATTGCCGAAAAAGAGACAATCAAACCTGCCAGCAGAGCACAGCTTGACAATTTTTCATTCAATGATGATCAGCTGACCATCACCCTTTCCTACGAAATCCATCCCGAGTTTGAACTCAAAGATTTCAGCGGCTACAGCTTTGTCGAAGACCTCTATACAGTAAGCGACGAGGATGTCCAGAACGAAATCAATCTTATTCTCAAAGGACATGGAACACTGGTCAGTGTCGATGAAGCAGCAACCTCCAACGACACCGTCATTGCTGACCTTATCAAGCTCGATGCTGAAGGCAAGGAAATTGAAGAGCAGAAAACCGAAAACCACCACTTCAATCTCGAATACCTCCCAGAAGACAATCCCTTCAAAAAAGCACTGACCGGAGCAAAAGCCGAAGAAACCGTCAACGTCGATATTGAACCCAAAGAAGAGGGCGAAGAAAAAGTCAGTTACGAGATCTCCGTCAAAGAAGTCAAACGTATGGAGCTTCCTGAACTGACCGACGAGCTCCTCAAAGAGATAACCCAGGAAAAATTCGATTCAATCGACGCCTTCACTCAGGATGTCCGTCAGCAGCTCGAAGAACATTTCAGTGGCAAATCAGAGCAGGACCTGCTGGAATCGATCTCATCGAAACTGATCGAAGAGAATCCTGTTGCAACACCGTCAGCAATGGTCGACTCATTTGAAAACATGCTGATTGAAAATGCAAAACGTCAGTTCGGGGGTAATTTCCCGGCAGGCTTCGACGACACAGAACTCCGCGCATCGATGCGTCCCAATGCGGTCAAACATGCCCAGTGGATGCTGATCAGCCAGAAAATAGCGGAAACAAACAATCTTGAAGTCACCGATGAAGACATCAAGGCCTATGCTGAAAAAGAAGCCGAAAAAAACCCATCGGTCAAGGCAGAAGAGCTGATCAACACCTATATGTCTACGGAATTCAAGGATTACATGATCGATACGATCCTGAAAGACAAAATCTACGGCATCATCAAGTCCAGCGTAACAATTCAGGGTGAAAACAAAGCCATTCCCAAACACAATCACCGCTAA
- a CDS encoding single-stranded DNA-binding protein has translation MARGLNKVMLIGHLGSDPELRVIPSGQSVANFTLATNESYKDSSGNLQERTEWHRIVAWGRLAEICQQYLKKGRQVYIEGKLQTRSWDDTKTGDKRYATEIVCSDMQMLGSAREGGVPQGGGNNAQYSQSGGGYSTPSSQPQQGGYQGSAASGSQAPEPDKDDLPF, from the coding sequence ATGGCACGCGGACTCAATAAAGTAATGCTTATCGGACACCTCGGAAGCGACCCCGAACTCAGGGTCATCCCGTCAGGACAGTCAGTTGCCAATTTCACGCTGGCAACCAACGAAAGTTACAAAGACAGCTCCGGCAACCTTCAGGAACGGACCGAATGGCACCGAATTGTCGCCTGGGGAAGACTTGCCGAAATCTGCCAGCAGTACCTTAAGAAAGGCCGTCAGGTCTATATCGAAGGAAAACTCCAGACCCGCAGCTGGGACGACACCAAAACCGGAGACAAACGCTATGCAACGGAAATCGTCTGCAGCGACATGCAGATGCTCGGCTCAGCCCGCGAAGGAGGTGTTCCCCAGGGGGGAGGCAACAACGCCCAGTATAGCCAGAGCGGCGGTGGATACAGCACCCCCTCTTCCCAGCCCCAACAGGGCGGTTATCAGGGTTCTGCCGCTTCAGGCTCCCAGGCACCGGAACCCGACAAGGACGATCTGCCATTCTAA
- the folK gene encoding 2-amino-4-hydroxy-6-hydroxymethyldihydropteridine diphosphokinase: protein MNSHTVFLGAGSNRGDRLDYLQRACTLLEALPDTAVTATSPVYLSEPVGVTDQNMFYNAVIRLRTALKPQELLSHTQAIETALGRAEKRQRWGPRVIDLDILLYDQLHIEIDGLTIPHPEMHNRKFVLLPLVDLANPRHPVLQQNAEALLKTCPDSSSIEQTSHSLQ, encoded by the coding sequence GTGAACAGCCATACCGTCTTTCTTGGCGCCGGGTCGAACAGGGGTGACAGACTCGACTACCTGCAACGGGCCTGCACACTGCTCGAAGCGCTCCCCGATACCGCCGTCACAGCAACATCACCTGTCTATCTTTCAGAGCCCGTCGGCGTGACTGATCAGAATATGTTCTACAACGCCGTCATACGGCTCAGAACCGCATTGAAGCCCCAGGAGCTCCTCAGCCACACTCAGGCTATTGAAACCGCTCTCGGGCGAGCAGAGAAGCGCCAGCGGTGGGGACCAAGAGTGATCGATCTCGACATTCTGCTCTACGATCAGCTCCACATCGAAATCGACGGTCTCACTATTCCGCATCCGGAAATGCACAATCGTAAGTTCGTCCTGCTTCCGCTTGTCGATCTCGCCAATCCCCGACACCCGGTCCTTCAGCAGAACGCCGAAGCGCTGCTCAAAACATGTCCCGACAGCTCATCGATCGAACAAACCAGCCACTCACTGCAATAG
- a CDS encoding TRC40/GET3/ArsA family transport-energizing ATPase, with translation MRILTFTGKGGVGKTSVSAATAVRLSQLGYRTLVLSTDPAHSLSDSFNLSLGAEPTKIKENLHAIEVNPYVDLKENWQAVQKYYTRVFAAQGVSGVVADEMTILPGMEELFSLLRIKRYKSAGLYDALVLDTAPTGETLRLLSLPDTLSWGMKAVKNVNKYIMKPLSKPLSKMSDKIAYYIPPEDAIDSVDQVFDELEDIRDILTDNLNSTVRLVMNAEKMSIKETMRALTYLNLYGFNVDMVLVNKMLDTQEDSGYLEKWKSIQQKYLGEIEEGFAPLPVKKLKMYDQEIVGLEALERFAKDMYGDDDPSEVVYDEPPIKFERSGDIYEVQLKLMFANPVDIDVWVTGDELFVQIGSQRKIITLPISLTGLDPGDAVFKDKWLHIPFDLNRQGQHQNRKEYNKV, from the coding sequence ATGCGTATTTTAACTTTTACAGGTAAAGGCGGGGTTGGAAAAACCAGTGTTTCAGCAGCGACAGCTGTCCGGCTATCCCAGCTTGGGTACCGTACTCTGGTACTGTCGACGGATCCTGCCCACAGTCTCTCGGATTCTTTTAATCTTTCTCTGGGGGCTGAACCTACCAAGATCAAGGAGAATTTGCATGCTATTGAAGTCAATCCCTATGTTGATTTAAAAGAAAACTGGCAGGCTGTCCAGAAATATTATACCAGAGTGTTTGCGGCTCAGGGCGTTTCGGGCGTTGTTGCTGATGAAATGACGATTCTTCCCGGTATGGAAGAACTTTTTTCTCTGCTGAGAATTAAACGATATAAGTCAGCCGGTCTCTACGATGCGCTTGTTCTCGATACTGCTCCAACCGGTGAAACACTGCGATTGCTCTCCCTTCCGGACACCTTGTCCTGGGGAATGAAAGCGGTGAAAAATGTCAATAAGTACATTATGAAGCCGCTCAGCAAGCCGCTTTCTAAAATGTCTGACAAGATTGCCTACTATATTCCTCCGGAAGATGCTATCGATTCAGTCGATCAGGTTTTCGACGAACTTGAGGATATCCGCGATATTCTTACCGATAATCTCAATTCGACGGTCAGGCTCGTGATGAACGCCGAAAAAATGTCCATCAAGGAGACTATGCGCGCGCTGACCTATCTGAACCTCTACGGTTTCAATGTCGATATGGTGCTGGTCAATAAAATGCTCGATACCCAGGAAGACAGCGGTTATCTTGAAAAGTGGAAGAGCATTCAGCAGAAATATCTTGGAGAGATTGAAGAAGGGTTCGCGCCGCTTCCTGTCAAGAAGCTGAAGATGTATGATCAGGAAATTGTCGGCCTGGAGGCTCTTGAACGCTTCGCGAAGGATATGTATGGTGACGATGATCCGTCTGAAGTCGTCTACGACGAGCCGCCGATCAAGTTCGAGCGCAGCGGTGATATTTATGAGGTGCAGTTGAAGCTCATGTTTGCCAACCCTGTCGATATCGATGTCTGGGTAACGGGGGATGAACTGTTTGTGCAGATTGGAAGCCAGCGCAAGATTATCACGCTGCCGATCAGTCTCACCGGTCTCGATCCGGGCGATGCGGTATTCAAGGACAAATGGCTGCATATTCCCTTTGACCTGAACCGTCAGGGGCAGCATCAGAACAGGAAAGAGTATAACAAAGTGTAG